A genomic window from Companilactobacillus alimentarius DSM 20249 includes:
- a CDS encoding PTS mannose/fructose/sorbose transporter subunit IIC, with the protein MQLNAIQIILVVLVSFLAGMEGILDEFHFHQPVIACTLIGLVTGQLLPCLILGGSLQMIALGWANIGAAVAPDAALAAVASAIILVLGGQGQKGVGSAIAIAVPLAVAGLLLTILCRTLATGIVHIMDKAAEEGSFRKIDFWQYVAICMQGLRIAIPAGLILAIGAGPVKAMLDAMPTWLTDGLSIGGGMVVAVGYAMVINMMASREVWPFFAIGFVLATVTDLTLIGLGTIGISMALIYLKLSKSGGNGGSSNDGGGSSSNTGDPVGDIIDNY; encoded by the coding sequence ATGCAATTAAATGCTATTCAGATTATTCTTGTCGTTTTAGTATCATTCCTAGCTGGTATGGAAGGTATCTTGGATGAATTCCATTTTCACCAACCAGTTATCGCATGTACTTTAATCGGCTTAGTTACAGGTCAATTGTTACCTTGCCTTATCCTTGGTGGTTCATTGCAAATGATCGCCTTAGGTTGGGCTAATATCGGTGCTGCCGTAGCACCTGATGCTGCTTTGGCAGCTGTCGCTTCAGCTATTATTCTTGTTCTTGGTGGTCAAGGACAAAAGGGTGTCGGTTCAGCTATTGCTATTGCCGTTCCTTTGGCTGTTGCCGGATTACTATTAACAATTCTATGTCGTACATTGGCAACTGGTATTGTTCATATCATGGATAAAGCTGCTGAAGAAGGTAGTTTTAGAAAAATTGATTTCTGGCAATATGTTGCTATTTGTATGCAAGGTCTACGTATCGCTATCCCTGCTGGATTGATTCTTGCAATTGGTGCTGGTCCTGTTAAGGCAATGCTAGATGCTATGCCTACTTGGTTGACAGATGGTTTGTCAATCGGTGGTGGTATGGTTGTTGCCGTTGGTTATGCAATGGTTATCAACATGATGGCTAGTCGTGAAGTATGGCCATTCTTCGCAATTGGTTTCGTACTTGCTACAGTTACAGATTTAACACTTATTGGTCTTGGTACTATCGGTATTTCTATGGCGCTCATCTACTTGAAATTATCTAAATCAGGTGGCAATGGCGGTTCATCTAACGATGGTGGAGGATCTTCCTCTAACACCGGTGATCCAGTCGGCGACATAATAGATAACTATTAA
- a CDS encoding PTS sugar transporter subunit IIB has translation MVGIIIASHGDFADGIKMSGSMIFGEQKDVQSVTLQPSMGPDDLKAKLEEAVSKLEDQEQVLFLVDLWGGTPFNQVNGLFEEHKDKWAIVAGLNLPMLIEAYASRMSMNSAHEIAAHIIETAKDGVKVRPESLQPKDAAPKAAPKQTSGGKPGSMKYVLARIDSRLLHGQVATAWSKTVAPTRIIVVSDNVAKDDLRKQLIMQAAPVGVHAHVVPINQMIKIAKDDKHFGGERALLLFETPQDVERAVDGGVPLKTINVGSMAHSVGKVQPNKVLAFDQNDIDTFKKLESQGVKFDVRKVPTDSEDNLDNIMKKAQAELDKNK, from the coding sequence ATGGTTGGAATTATTATTGCAAGCCATGGTGACTTTGCCGACGGTATCAAGATGTCTGGTTCAATGATTTTCGGTGAACAAAAAGATGTTCAATCCGTTACATTACAACCTAGCATGGGGCCTGATGACCTTAAGGCAAAATTGGAAGAAGCTGTTTCCAAGCTTGAAGATCAAGAACAAGTTTTGTTCTTAGTCGATCTTTGGGGCGGAACTCCATTCAACCAAGTTAACGGTTTGTTCGAAGAACATAAAGATAAGTGGGCTATCGTTGCCGGACTTAACTTACCTATGTTGATTGAAGCTTATGCTTCACGTATGTCAATGAACTCAGCACATGAAATTGCTGCTCATATTATTGAAACAGCAAAAGATGGTGTTAAGGTTCGTCCAGAATCATTGCAACCTAAGGATGCTGCACCTAAAGCTGCACCAAAACAAACTTCAGGTGGTAAACCTGGTTCAATGAAATATGTTTTGGCTCGTATTGACTCACGTCTATTACATGGACAAGTTGCTACTGCTTGGTCAAAAACTGTTGCACCTACACGTATCATCGTTGTTTCAGATAATGTTGCTAAGGATGATTTGCGTAAACAATTGATTATGCAAGCAGCACCAGTTGGTGTTCATGCTCACGTTGTCCCTATCAATCAAATGATCAAGATTGCTAAGGATGATAAGCATTTTGGTGGAGAACGTGCATTGCTATTATTCGAAACACCACAAGATGTTGAAAGAGCTGTCGATGGGGGCGTTCCATTGAAGACTATCAATGTTGGTTCAATGGCTCATTCAGTTGGTAAAGTTCAACCTAATAAAGTTTTGGCTTTTGATCAAAATGATATTGATACATTCAAGAAGTTGGAATCACAAGGCGTTAAGTTTGATGTTCGTAAGGTTCCTACAGATTCTGAGGATAATCTTGATAATATCATGAAGAAAGCTCAAGCAGAGTTAGATAAGAACAAATAA
- a CDS encoding PTS system mannose/fructose/sorbose family transporter subunit IID — protein sequence MADQVKISKRDRIAVWWRSTFLQGSWNYERMQNGGWTYSLIPVLKKLYKTKEDRAAALKRHMEFFNCHPYLASPILGVTMALEEERAKGAPIDDVTIQGVKVGMMGPLAGIGDPVFWFTVKPIIGALAASLAMTGNILGPIIYFIAWNAIRMAFMWYTQELGYKAGSKITDDVSGGVLQDITKGASILGMFILGSLINRWVVVKFTPTVSTVKLAKGAYIDWSKIPSGAQGIKEALIQQKSGLSLTAHKVTTLQDNLDQLIPGLAALLLTLFCMWLLKKKVSPIVIILGLFVVGVLLHVLHVM from the coding sequence ATGGCAGATCAAGTTAAAATTTCTAAAAGAGATAGAATAGCTGTTTGGTGGCGTTCAACATTCCTTCAAGGTTCATGGAATTACGAACGTATGCAAAATGGTGGCTGGACTTATTCATTAATTCCAGTTTTGAAAAAATTATATAAAACAAAAGAAGATCGTGCTGCTGCTTTAAAGCGTCACATGGAATTCTTCAATTGTCACCCATACTTGGCTTCACCTATTCTTGGTGTAACAATGGCCTTGGAAGAGGAACGTGCAAAGGGTGCACCTATCGATGATGTTACTATTCAAGGTGTTAAAGTTGGTATGATGGGTCCTTTAGCTGGTATTGGTGATCCTGTTTTCTGGTTCACTGTTAAGCCAATTATCGGTGCTTTAGCTGCTTCACTTGCTATGACTGGTAATATTCTTGGACCAATTATTTACTTCATTGCATGGAATGCTATTCGTATGGCCTTCATGTGGTACACACAAGAGCTTGGTTATAAAGCCGGTTCAAAGATTACTGATGACGTTTCTGGTGGTGTTCTACAAGATATCACTAAGGGTGCTTCAATTTTAGGTATGTTTATCCTAGGTTCATTAATTAACCGTTGGGTTGTTGTTAAATTCACGCCAACAGTTTCAACTGTTAAGTTAGCTAAGGGTGCCTATATTGATTGGTCAAAGATCCCATCAGGTGCACAAGGAATCAAGGAAGCTTTGATTCAACAAAAATCTGGTCTATCATTGACTGCTCATAAAGTAACAACATTGCAAGATAACTTGGATCAATTGATCCCTGGTTTAGCTGCTTTGCTTCTAACATTGTTCTGCATGTGGTTACTAAAGAAGAAAGTTTCTCCAATTGTTATCATTCTTGGATTGTTCGTTGTTGGTGTTCTACTACACGTACTTCATGTTATGTAA
- the nagE gene encoding N-acetylglucosamine-specific PTS transporter subunit IIBC, whose product MKTYLQRMGRSLQLPVAVLPAAALLEGIGHWLPQNWSLSQFLQVGGTAILSQLALLFAIGLSIGMSKVKDGAAAMAGVVAYIVPTYVLAPNQVALLKGINVKAVDPAFNAIAGNVFIGIVAGLIAAALFDRFHETKLPMALSFFSGKRLVPILATLVMLVVSVVLLFIWPVLYNALISFGKFFVSLGAVGAGLFGFFNRLLIPTGLHQALNQVFEFNIAGINDIGNFWANKGTKGITGMYLAGYFPVMMFGLPAGALAIYKNALPERKKTTAGLMMAGAFASFFTGVTEPLEFSFMFVAWPLYVIHAVLTGLSMGFAAFMHWTAGFTFSAGLVDYILSFHMPIANKPYMLLVQGIVMAFIYYFVFDFAIKKFNLMTPGREPLDDSANDQTVAVATSDSDDKYMIAAKKIYAGIGGHDNIKVIDNCTTRLRLQLEDTSKANKSQIMSANVNGINVLDKTNIQIVVGTEVQFVADALKKLYAENAQISTTNSDSDKKDVQTEPVSDIKSGETDIFYSVANGKLEDIEKVSDPTFAQKMLGDGYAVVPSDGKIVAPVDGTITTIFPTKHALGIKTDNGLEVLVHMGIDTVQLKGEPFEIKVTDGQKIKHGEQLAQVDLKQITDAGKKTDMMVIITNMPSVAYMKYNVLNQDVNLDHEVVKVTTK is encoded by the coding sequence ATTATTTGCTATTGGACTTTCAATCGGGATGTCTAAAGTTAAGGACGGAGCTGCTGCAATGGCTGGGGTCGTTGCATATATTGTTCCCACTTATGTTTTGGCTCCCAATCAAGTTGCTTTATTAAAGGGAATTAATGTTAAAGCTGTTGATCCAGCTTTTAATGCGATTGCAGGAAATGTTTTCATTGGTATTGTTGCAGGTTTGATTGCTGCGGCATTGTTTGATCGTTTCCATGAAACTAAGTTACCAATGGCTCTTTCATTCTTTAGTGGAAAAAGATTGGTTCCAATTTTAGCCACTTTAGTAATGTTAGTTGTTTCCGTTGTTCTACTATTTATTTGGCCAGTTCTATATAACGCCTTAATTAGTTTTGGTAAATTCTTCGTCAGCTTGGGTGCTGTCGGTGCTGGTTTGTTTGGATTCTTCAATCGTCTGTTGATTCCAACTGGATTGCATCAAGCTTTGAATCAAGTCTTTGAATTTAATATTGCTGGTATTAATGATATTGGTAATTTCTGGGCCAACAAAGGAACAAAGGGTATAACAGGAATGTACTTGGCTGGCTATTTCCCAGTTATGATGTTTGGTCTTCCTGCTGGAGCATTGGCTATTTATAAAAATGCTCTACCAGAACGTAAAAAAACTACAGCTGGTTTGATGATGGCTGGAGCCTTTGCTTCATTCTTTACTGGTGTTACAGAACCTTTGGAATTCTCATTTATGTTTGTTGCTTGGCCATTGTATGTTATCCACGCTGTTTTAACAGGATTATCAATGGGATTTGCAGCATTTATGCACTGGACAGCTGGTTTCACATTCAGTGCTGGATTGGTTGATTATATTCTAAGTTTCCATATGCCGATTGCAAATAAACCATATATGCTATTAGTACAAGGTATTGTAATGGCATTTATCTATTACTTTGTTTTTGATTTTGCAATTAAGAAATTTAATCTCATGACACCAGGTCGTGAACCATTGGATGATAGTGCCAATGATCAAACGGTCGCTGTTGCTACATCTGATAGTGATGACAAATATATGATTGCTGCTAAGAAGATTTATGCTGGAATCGGTGGTCATGATAATATTAAAGTTATTGATAATTGTACGACACGTCTACGTCTGCAATTGGAAGACACAAGTAAAGCAAATAAGTCACAAATTATGAGTGCTAATGTTAACGGAATTAATGTTTTGGATAAAACTAATATCCAAATTGTTGTCGGAACAGAGGTTCAATTTGTCGCTGATGCATTGAAGAAGTTATATGCTGAAAATGCTCAGATTTCTACTACTAATAGTGATTCTGATAAAAAAGATGTACAAACAGAGCCAGTTAGCGATATTAAGTCTGGCGAAACGGATATCTTCTATAGTGTCGCTAATGGTAAATTAGAAGATATTGAAAAAGTTTCCGATCCAACGTTTGCTCAAAAAATGTTGGGTGATGGCTATGCGGTAGTTCCAAGTGATGGTAAAATTGTTGCTCCAGTCGATGGTACAATTACTACTATTTTCCCTACAAAGCATGCTTTAGGTATTAAGACTGATAATGGTTTGGAAGTACTAGTGCATATGGGGATTGATACTGTGCAACTGAAAGGCGAACCATTTGAAATCAAGGTTACTGATGGTCAAAAGATCAAACATGGCGAGCAGCTTGCCCAAGTAGATCTTAAACAAATTACTGACGCGGGTAAGAAGACTGATATGATGGTTATTATTACTAATATGCCTAGTGTTGCTTATATGAAGTACAACGTTTTGAATCAAGATGTCAATTTAGATCATGAAGTTGTGAAAGTTACAACTAAGTAA
- a CDS encoding cation diffusion facilitator family transporter, producing the protein MDHEKVTGKRFFYVTALNVIITITEFIGGFFSGSLGLISDAFHNLEDSLSIVISFVANVIGQKKNDVQKTFGYKRAEILAAFVNSIILVVITVIMVFESFRRLSQPQEINGRLMMIVSIIGLLANFISMWILFAGSKDNLNIKATFLHMLSDTLSSVGVFVASIFVILFNWIWVDPLITIVIALWLLKEAFSVVFETINILMEASPKIDLDAVQEAILTVPEIVKVHHVHVWMIDENHIMLDAHINVKKTCNVSQLDSIYDVVDKMLNDKFHITHVTLQAECSRGLDNSLID; encoded by the coding sequence ATGGATCATGAAAAAGTAACTGGCAAACGCTTTTTTTATGTCACTGCACTCAATGTCATAATTACAATTACAGAATTTATTGGAGGCTTCTTTTCTGGTAGTTTAGGATTGATTTCAGATGCCTTTCACAATTTGGAGGATTCTTTATCTATTGTGATTTCCTTTGTCGCAAATGTGATTGGTCAAAAGAAAAATGATGTACAAAAGACCTTTGGTTATAAGCGTGCCGAAATTTTAGCAGCTTTTGTAAACTCGATCATTTTGGTTGTAATTACCGTTATTATGGTGTTTGAATCTTTCAGAAGGCTCTCGCAACCTCAAGAGATTAATGGACGCCTAATGATGATTGTTTCAATAATTGGTTTACTAGCCAACTTTATTTCAATGTGGATTCTTTTTGCTGGATCAAAAGATAATTTAAATATTAAAGCTACTTTTTTGCATATGTTGTCAGATACACTTTCATCAGTGGGCGTTTTTGTAGCTTCTATTTTTGTCATTTTATTCAATTGGATATGGGTTGATCCTTTAATTACAATTGTGATTGCTTTGTGGCTTTTAAAAGAGGCCTTTAGCGTGGTTTTTGAAACAATCAATATTCTTATGGAGGCCAGTCCTAAAATTGATTTGGACGCTGTTCAAGAGGCAATTTTAACTGTACCGGAAATAGTCAAGGTTCATCACGTACATGTTTGGATGATTGATGAGAATCATATTATGCTAGATGCTCATATTAATGTTAAAAAAACTTGTAATGTGTCGCAATTGGATTCAATCTATGATGTCGTTGATAAGATGTTGAATGATAAATTTCATATTACGCATGTAACTTTGCAAGCTGAATGTTCTAGAGGATTGGATAACTCATTGATAGATTAA
- a CDS encoding DUF956 family protein — protein sequence MVQSLNTKADLVIKGTSHLGLTDYGKIMVGDKGFEFYDERDVSNYIQIPWSEVQQVVVSVMFGGKWIPRYALQTKKNGMFAFSSKDPKRVLRAIRVYIEPNRIVKSLTFFQVVARAFKKNPNKKNKKKK from the coding sequence ATGGTCCAATCATTAAATACCAAAGCGGATTTGGTCATTAAAGGCACTTCACATTTAGGATTAACTGATTATGGGAAAATCATGGTTGGCGATAAAGGGTTCGAATTTTATGACGAACGTGATGTTTCCAACTACATTCAAATACCTTGGAGTGAAGTTCAACAGGTTGTTGTTTCTGTCATGTTTGGTGGCAAGTGGATACCTCGATATGCACTTCAAACTAAAAAGAATGGAATGTTTGCCTTTTCCTCAAAGGACCCCAAAAGAGTTCTTAGAGCTATTAGAGTTTACATTGAACCTAATCGTATTGTTAAATCTTTGACCTTCTTCCAAGTGGTTGCGAGGGCCTTTAAAAAGAATCCTAATAAGAAGAATAAAAAGAAAAAATAA
- a CDS encoding CPBP family intramembrane glutamic endopeptidase, producing the protein MKFLKSNLTKIIIASLIFPIVMVILALLIRNQKVDELWQIISDVLVFVVAFLLNQKYLKQKMFWFNSRNLGTQLYTALPAIIIIFMLNSAVLGVSDFKVKLRIVVLCLLVGLAEEYIFRGILVSLFLKLLHNNAFGAVIGSSIMFGLIHLMNLKSLPIGYVSGQVIFAAAVGLLFGTIYVKTRNLSIVILLHAFRDMFPMFSDKLVAESAQMKFSIDSLYVIGVLFLIALFISYRQLKDFQVSKQDEVWSISER; encoded by the coding sequence ATGAAATTTTTGAAGAGTAATCTCACTAAAATTATTATCGCTAGTTTAATTTTTCCAATTGTAATGGTAATTCTGGCCTTACTTATAAGGAATCAGAAGGTTGACGAGCTATGGCAAATTATTAGTGATGTTTTGGTATTTGTTGTAGCATTTTTATTAAACCAAAAGTATTTGAAGCAGAAAATGTTTTGGTTCAATTCAAGAAATTTAGGAACTCAATTGTATACAGCTTTGCCAGCGATAATCATTATTTTTATGTTAAATTCGGCCGTATTGGGTGTATCGGATTTTAAAGTTAAATTACGGATTGTCGTATTATGTCTATTAGTGGGTTTAGCTGAGGAGTATATTTTTCGAGGTATTTTAGTCAGTCTATTTTTAAAATTGTTACACAACAATGCCTTTGGCGCAGTGATTGGATCTAGTATTATGTTTGGCCTGATACATTTGATGAATTTGAAATCTTTGCCGATAGGTTATGTTTCAGGACAAGTAATATTTGCAGCAGCTGTGGGTCTATTATTTGGGACCATTTATGTAAAAACTAGAAATTTGTCGATTGTTATTCTTCTGCATGCTTTCAGAGATATGTTTCCAATGTTTTCCGATAAATTGGTGGCTGAATCCGCTCAGATGAAGTTCTCAATTGATTCATTATACGTAATTGGAGTCCTTTTTCTAATTGCTCTATTTATCTCATATAGGCAATTGAAGGATTTCCAAGTGTCAAAACAAGATGAAGTTTGGTCAATTTCTGAACGTTAA
- a CDS encoding DUF5067 domain-containing protein codes for MKNAGTYNDLTYDTDWYTFKISNQIKLIKDANGDPALLVKYNYTNKTQNNEVPQKVQNTAIMIKQDGQQLNPTSATGDYTTIINNSNTGQVQPGKNFDGALIVKVKNTDSEITMYFKNIQTNEWLDTTQPLKLK; via the coding sequence ATTAAAAATGCTGGAACATACAATGACTTAACTTATGATACCGATTGGTACACTTTTAAAATTTCTAATCAAATCAAATTGATCAAAGATGCAAATGGTGATCCTGCTTTATTAGTTAAATATAATTACACTAATAAAACTCAGAATAACGAAGTTCCCCAAAAGGTCCAAAATACTGCCATTATGATCAAACAAGATGGGCAACAATTAAACCCTACAAGTGCTACAGGTGATTACACTACTATCATCAATAACAGTAATACAGGACAAGTTCAACCAGGTAAGAATTTTGATGGTGCTTTAATTGTTAAGGTTAAAAACACCGATTCAGAAATTACGATGTACTTCAAAAATATTCAAACTAACGAATGGCTAGATACCACCCAACCATTAAAATTAAAATAA